Proteins from one Coffea arabica cultivar ET-39 chromosome 8c, Coffea Arabica ET-39 HiFi, whole genome shotgun sequence genomic window:
- the LOC113703033 gene encoding uncharacterized protein isoform X3, with amino-acid sequence MEIQTDLTNSHLSLHLGTFASPTDSEKAWHIFSLLLSLRRPARPTELASITTLFYTTPQLIEFLCFIPSSPLFLTPNYFVTFSSVGYLAISQFVANSDTCLNLLPRFQLGLRLSSYGERQRSEGGQMVKKRKKFMMGNERLQVVKRRAVSADFDGKEDDKVVLRLPSVVSNASTQSFEPPAVAFDALELEKAMLRTSLLLDSSDELPKFNRAETGYGNEKVTDFFVNRDEVNYASRRGCQFDSLDSRGCQNFLPSISEHRVKAVPFSEMNHLAMLQSPFGSMEDNVNEESSFRKIRFTGTSRLQLYQETQHSQKEVVPVVDPCESGNEDKIFMQSNQEEPHRANDENCLIDMNKIDGLQEDKLLKNISEDCSSMIPSIEKGKVIKLPNSQATLTASGLSVGQNPLAKISHKSKTDQKQAPSQRLHSIDKTLENANAAFSPLQKLQTRTDKKSIPMKQHMKYYGHQDMNVKEKKENLDKNREPSVNPSHEQGQQRVLPNFEPFIVEEEEGSGGYGTVYRARRKSDGVTFAIKCPHVNANRNHVHNELKMLERFGGKNFVIKYEGSFKNGDSDCLVLEHVEHDRPEVLKRDIDVCELQWYGYCMFRALAGLHKQGIVHRDVKPGNFLFNRKACKGYLIDFNLAMDLNQKYGTADKTKLSHDVSLNSVPLSRAISIPPSKSRKILTPKAVELANREQGKVLKPLLISKDTRKKIQNSNHCAEVGSRSAIKSQGADGSGITSAREATSTKTLSAEKFREPLPSQGRKELINLVQEALQGANRGSANVPVSKRKRIAATPAKVDRKFLYITPMPLHSAGGVVGGAGVLKNKGDGKNKREGPCVGTKGFRAPEVLFRSLHQGPKVDIWSAGVTLLYLLAGRTPFAGDPDQNVKEIAKLRGSEDLWEVAKLHGRESSFPAGLLDIKSLPSIKVQDWCKHNNRRPEFLEVIPGSFFDLVDKCLTVNPRLRISAEEALRHEFFTPCHEALRKHRLLRQEASLDSASSSVLLHEQSKKCAEIS; translated from the exons ATGGAAATCCAAACCGATTTAACAAACTCGCACCTGAGTTTGCATCTCGGTACATTCGCCTCCCCCACTGACTCAGAAAAGGCCTGGCatattttttctctcttgctctctctccgGCGGCCGGCGCGGCCAACTGAACTCGCGAGCATAACCACGCTTTTCTATACTACTCCACAATTGATAGAATTTCTCTGTTTTATCCCTAGTTCTCCTCTTTTTTTAACTCCTAATTACTTCGTCACCTTTTCTTCCGTCGGATACCTAGCAATCTCGCAATTTGTCGCGAATTCGGATACATGTTTGAATTTGTTGCCGCGGTTTCAGTTAGGTTTACGGTTAAGTAGTTATGGGGAGAGGCAACGGAGTGAGGGAGGACAAATggtgaagaagaggaagaaatttATGATGGGGAATGAGAGGTTGCAGGTGGTGAAAAGGAGAGCTGTTTCCGCTGATTTTGAcg GAAAGGAAGATGATAAGGTGGTGTTGAGATTGCCTAGTGTGGTCAGTAATGCTTCTACTCAG TCCTTTGAGCCACCTGCAGTGGCATTTGATGCTCTTGAACTGGAGAAAGCAATGTTGAGGACATCCTTATTACTCGATTCTAGTGATGAACTGCCAAAGTTTAATAGAGCGGAAACTGGATATGGTAATGAAAAGGTAACAGATTTTTTTGTCAATAGGGACGAAGTCAACTACGCATCAAGAAGAGGGTGTCAATTTGACTCTCTTGATTCTCGTGGATGCCAAAATTTCCTGCCATCAATATCAGAGCACAGGGTGAAAGCTGTTCCTTTTTCAGAGATGAATCATCTTGCTATGTTGCAAAGTCCCTTTGGAAGCATGGAAGACAATGTAAATGAAGAAAGTTCATTCAGAAAAATTAGATTCACCGGAACATCTAGGTTACAATTGTATCAAGAGACGCAACATTCACAAAAAGAAGTGGTGCCTGTTGTTGATCCTTGTGAAAGTGGGAATGAAGATAAAATATTCATGCAAAGCAATCAGGAAGAGCCACACAGAGCAAATGATGAAAATTGTCTGATTGATATGAATAAAATAGATGGGTTACAAGAGGATAAGCTTCTAAAAAACATATCAGAGGACTGCAGTTCTATGATACCATctatagaaaaaggaaaagtaatAAAGCTTCCAAATAGTCAGGCTACATTGACAGCAAGTGGTCTTTCTGTTGGTCAGAATCCACTAGCCAAGATCTCCCATAAATCGAAGACTGATCAAAAGCAAGCACCAAGTCAGAGGCTCCATTCCATAGACAAGACTTTAGAGAATGCTAATGCTGCTTTCTCTCCTTTACAGAAGCTGCAAACAAGAACAGATAAGAAATCAATCCCAATGAAGCAGCACATGAAGTATTATGGTCACCAAGATATGAATGtgaaggaaaagaaggaaaatttaGATAAAAATAGGGAACCTTCTGTTAATCCATCTCAT GAGCAGGGACAACAAAGAGTGCTACCAAACTTTGAACCTTTTATCGTGGAAGAAGAAGAGGGCTCAG GTGGTTATGGCACAGTTTACAGGGCAAGAAGGAAGAGTGATGGAGTCACATTTGCTATTAAAT GTCCACATGTTAATGCTAATCGAAATCACGTCCATAATGAGCTGAAGATGCTGGAGCGATTTGG GGGAAAGAACTTTGTAATTAAATATGAAGGCTCATTTAAAAATGGGGATTCTGACTGCCTTGTCTTGGAGCATGTTGAGCATGATCGGCCTGAG GTCTTGAAGAGAGACATAGATGTTTGTGAGCTTCAGTGGTATGGTTATTGTATGTTCAGAGCCCTTGCTGGTCTACATAAGCAG GGCATTGTTCATAGGGATGTTAAACCTGGCAACTTTCTTTTCAATCGCAAGGCTTGTAAAGGCTATCTCATTGATTTTAATTTGGCCATG GACTTGAACCAAAAATATGGCACTGCAG acAAAACTAAGCTGAGCCATGATGTGAGCTTAAATAGCGTTCCTCTTTCTCGTGCCATTTCTATTCCACCTAGTAAGAGCAGGAAAATCCTGACTCCAAAAGCTGTGGAATTAGCTAACCGGGAGCAAGGAAAAGTATTAAAGCCCCTTCTAATCTCCAAGGACACGAGGAAGAAGATTCAAAACTCTAACCATTGTGCTGAGGTAGGCAGTAGAAGTGCAATCAAAAGTCAGGGTGCTGATGGCTCTGGGATAACCTCGGCAAGGGAAGCAACAAGCACCAAAACTTTATCCGCAGAGAAGTTCAGAGAACCTCTACCAAGCCAAGGTAGGAAGGAACTGATCAACCTGGTGCAGGAAGCATTGCAGGGTGCAAACCGTGGATCAGCAAATGTTCCTGTTTCCAAGAGAAAGAGGATTGCTGCAACTCCTGCAAAAGTGGATCGGAAATTTCTTTACATAACTCCAATGCCACTGCACTCAGCTGGAGGAGTTGTTGGCGGTGCAGGAGTATTGAAGAATAAAG GGGATGGAAAAAATAAACGAGAAGGTCCCTGTGTCGGCACAAAGGGCTTCAGGGCTCCAGAG GTATTGTTCAGATCCCTACATCAAGGCCCTAAGGTTGATATTTGGTCGGCTGGGGTGACCTTACTCTACCTGTTGGCTGGACGGACACCTTTTGCAGGCGATCCTGACCA GAATGTCAAGGAGATTGCCAAGTTGAGGGGCAGTGAAGATCTGTGGGAAGTGGCCAAGCTACACGGTCGGGAATCCTCATTTCCTGCG GGTCTATTGGACATAAAATCCTTGCCATCCATTAAAGTCCAAGATTGGTGTAAACACAACAATAGAAGACCGGAATTCCTTGAGGTTATCCCAGGATCTTTTTTTGATCTCGTGGATAAGTGCTTAACAGTGAATCCAAGATTGAGGATTAGTGCGGAAGAAGCTCTTAGGCATGAATTTTTCACCCCATGTCATGAGGCCCTAAGAAAGCATAGGTTGCTCAGACAAGAAGCTAGCCTGGATTCTGCATCTTCCTCCGTTCTTTTACATGAACAGTCTAAAAAATGTGCAGAAATCTCGTGA
- the LOC113703033 gene encoding uncharacterized protein isoform X2 yields MEIQTDLTNSHLSLHLGTFASPTDSEKAWHIFSLLLSLRRPARPTELASITTLFYTTPQLIEFLCFIPSSPLFLTPNYFVTFSSVGYLAISQFVANSDTCLNLLPRFQLGLRLSSYGERQRSEGGQMVKKRKKFMMGNERLQVVKRRAVSADFDGKEDDKVVLRLPSVVSNASTQAYFSDGNMSRDITLQSFEPPAVAFDALELEKAMLRTSLLLDSSDELPKFNRAETGYGNEKVTDFFVNRDEVNYASRRGCQFDSLDSRGCQNFLPSISEHRVKAVPFSEMNHLAMLQSPFGSMEDNVNEESSFRKIRFTGTSRLQLYQETQHSQKEVVPVVDPCESGNEDKIFMQSNQEEPHRANDENCLIDMNKIDGLQEDKLLKNISEDCSSMIPSIEKGKVIKLPNSQATLTASGLSVGQNPLAKISHKSKTDQKQAPSQRLHSIDKTLENANAAFSPLQKLQTRTDKKSIPMKQHMKYYGHQDMNVKEKKENLDKNREPSVNPSHGQQRVLPNFEPFIVEEEEGSGGYGTVYRARRKSDGVTFAIKCPHVNANRNHVHNELKMLERFGGKNFVIKYEGSFKNGDSDCLVLEHVEHDRPEVLKRDIDVCELQWYGYCMFRALAGLHKQGIVHRDVKPGNFLFNRKACKGYLIDFNLAMDLNQKYGTADKTKLSHDVSLNSVPLSRAISIPPSKSRKILTPKAVELANREQGKVLKPLLISKDTRKKIQNSNHCAEVGSRSAIKSQGADGSGITSAREATSTKTLSAEKFREPLPSQGRKELINLVQEALQGANRGSANVPVSKRKRIAATPAKVDRKFLYITPMPLHSAGGVVGGAGVLKNKGDGKNKREGPCVGTKGFRAPEVLFRSLHQGPKVDIWSAGVTLLYLLAGRTPFAGDPDQNVKEIAKLRGSEDLWEVAKLHGRESSFPAGLLDIKSLPSIKVQDWCKHNNRRPEFLEVIPGSFFDLVDKCLTVNPRLRISAEEALRHEFFTPCHEALRKHRLLRQEASLDSASSSVLLHEQSKKCAEIS; encoded by the exons ATGGAAATCCAAACCGATTTAACAAACTCGCACCTGAGTTTGCATCTCGGTACATTCGCCTCCCCCACTGACTCAGAAAAGGCCTGGCatattttttctctcttgctctctctccgGCGGCCGGCGCGGCCAACTGAACTCGCGAGCATAACCACGCTTTTCTATACTACTCCACAATTGATAGAATTTCTCTGTTTTATCCCTAGTTCTCCTCTTTTTTTAACTCCTAATTACTTCGTCACCTTTTCTTCCGTCGGATACCTAGCAATCTCGCAATTTGTCGCGAATTCGGATACATGTTTGAATTTGTTGCCGCGGTTTCAGTTAGGTTTACGGTTAAGTAGTTATGGGGAGAGGCAACGGAGTGAGGGAGGACAAATggtgaagaagaggaagaaatttATGATGGGGAATGAGAGGTTGCAGGTGGTGAAAAGGAGAGCTGTTTCCGCTGATTTTGAcg GAAAGGAAGATGATAAGGTGGTGTTGAGATTGCCTAGTGTGGTCAGTAATGCTTCTACTCAG GCATATTTTTCTGATGGTAACATGAGCAGAGACATAACTTTGCAGTCCTTTGAGCCACCTGCAGTGGCATTTGATGCTCTTGAACTGGAGAAAGCAATGTTGAGGACATCCTTATTACTCGATTCTAGTGATGAACTGCCAAAGTTTAATAGAGCGGAAACTGGATATGGTAATGAAAAGGTAACAGATTTTTTTGTCAATAGGGACGAAGTCAACTACGCATCAAGAAGAGGGTGTCAATTTGACTCTCTTGATTCTCGTGGATGCCAAAATTTCCTGCCATCAATATCAGAGCACAGGGTGAAAGCTGTTCCTTTTTCAGAGATGAATCATCTTGCTATGTTGCAAAGTCCCTTTGGAAGCATGGAAGACAATGTAAATGAAGAAAGTTCATTCAGAAAAATTAGATTCACCGGAACATCTAGGTTACAATTGTATCAAGAGACGCAACATTCACAAAAAGAAGTGGTGCCTGTTGTTGATCCTTGTGAAAGTGGGAATGAAGATAAAATATTCATGCAAAGCAATCAGGAAGAGCCACACAGAGCAAATGATGAAAATTGTCTGATTGATATGAATAAAATAGATGGGTTACAAGAGGATAAGCTTCTAAAAAACATATCAGAGGACTGCAGTTCTATGATACCATctatagaaaaaggaaaagtaatAAAGCTTCCAAATAGTCAGGCTACATTGACAGCAAGTGGTCTTTCTGTTGGTCAGAATCCACTAGCCAAGATCTCCCATAAATCGAAGACTGATCAAAAGCAAGCACCAAGTCAGAGGCTCCATTCCATAGACAAGACTTTAGAGAATGCTAATGCTGCTTTCTCTCCTTTACAGAAGCTGCAAACAAGAACAGATAAGAAATCAATCCCAATGAAGCAGCACATGAAGTATTATGGTCACCAAGATATGAATGtgaaggaaaagaaggaaaatttaGATAAAAATAGGGAACCTTCTGTTAATCCATCTCAT GGACAACAAAGAGTGCTACCAAACTTTGAACCTTTTATCGTGGAAGAAGAAGAGGGCTCAG GTGGTTATGGCACAGTTTACAGGGCAAGAAGGAAGAGTGATGGAGTCACATTTGCTATTAAAT GTCCACATGTTAATGCTAATCGAAATCACGTCCATAATGAGCTGAAGATGCTGGAGCGATTTGG GGGAAAGAACTTTGTAATTAAATATGAAGGCTCATTTAAAAATGGGGATTCTGACTGCCTTGTCTTGGAGCATGTTGAGCATGATCGGCCTGAG GTCTTGAAGAGAGACATAGATGTTTGTGAGCTTCAGTGGTATGGTTATTGTATGTTCAGAGCCCTTGCTGGTCTACATAAGCAG GGCATTGTTCATAGGGATGTTAAACCTGGCAACTTTCTTTTCAATCGCAAGGCTTGTAAAGGCTATCTCATTGATTTTAATTTGGCCATG GACTTGAACCAAAAATATGGCACTGCAG acAAAACTAAGCTGAGCCATGATGTGAGCTTAAATAGCGTTCCTCTTTCTCGTGCCATTTCTATTCCACCTAGTAAGAGCAGGAAAATCCTGACTCCAAAAGCTGTGGAATTAGCTAACCGGGAGCAAGGAAAAGTATTAAAGCCCCTTCTAATCTCCAAGGACACGAGGAAGAAGATTCAAAACTCTAACCATTGTGCTGAGGTAGGCAGTAGAAGTGCAATCAAAAGTCAGGGTGCTGATGGCTCTGGGATAACCTCGGCAAGGGAAGCAACAAGCACCAAAACTTTATCCGCAGAGAAGTTCAGAGAACCTCTACCAAGCCAAGGTAGGAAGGAACTGATCAACCTGGTGCAGGAAGCATTGCAGGGTGCAAACCGTGGATCAGCAAATGTTCCTGTTTCCAAGAGAAAGAGGATTGCTGCAACTCCTGCAAAAGTGGATCGGAAATTTCTTTACATAACTCCAATGCCACTGCACTCAGCTGGAGGAGTTGTTGGCGGTGCAGGAGTATTGAAGAATAAAG GGGATGGAAAAAATAAACGAGAAGGTCCCTGTGTCGGCACAAAGGGCTTCAGGGCTCCAGAG GTATTGTTCAGATCCCTACATCAAGGCCCTAAGGTTGATATTTGGTCGGCTGGGGTGACCTTACTCTACCTGTTGGCTGGACGGACACCTTTTGCAGGCGATCCTGACCA GAATGTCAAGGAGATTGCCAAGTTGAGGGGCAGTGAAGATCTGTGGGAAGTGGCCAAGCTACACGGTCGGGAATCCTCATTTCCTGCG GGTCTATTGGACATAAAATCCTTGCCATCCATTAAAGTCCAAGATTGGTGTAAACACAACAATAGAAGACCGGAATTCCTTGAGGTTATCCCAGGATCTTTTTTTGATCTCGTGGATAAGTGCTTAACAGTGAATCCAAGATTGAGGATTAGTGCGGAAGAAGCTCTTAGGCATGAATTTTTCACCCCATGTCATGAGGCCCTAAGAAAGCATAGGTTGCTCAGACAAGAAGCTAGCCTGGATTCTGCATCTTCCTCCGTTCTTTTACATGAACAGTCTAAAAAATGTGCAGAAATCTCGTGA
- the LOC113703033 gene encoding uncharacterized protein isoform X1 produces MEIQTDLTNSHLSLHLGTFASPTDSEKAWHIFSLLLSLRRPARPTELASITTLFYTTPQLIEFLCFIPSSPLFLTPNYFVTFSSVGYLAISQFVANSDTCLNLLPRFQLGLRLSSYGERQRSEGGQMVKKRKKFMMGNERLQVVKRRAVSADFDGKEDDKVVLRLPSVVSNASTQAYFSDGNMSRDITLQSFEPPAVAFDALELEKAMLRTSLLLDSSDELPKFNRAETGYGNEKVTDFFVNRDEVNYASRRGCQFDSLDSRGCQNFLPSISEHRVKAVPFSEMNHLAMLQSPFGSMEDNVNEESSFRKIRFTGTSRLQLYQETQHSQKEVVPVVDPCESGNEDKIFMQSNQEEPHRANDENCLIDMNKIDGLQEDKLLKNISEDCSSMIPSIEKGKVIKLPNSQATLTASGLSVGQNPLAKISHKSKTDQKQAPSQRLHSIDKTLENANAAFSPLQKLQTRTDKKSIPMKQHMKYYGHQDMNVKEKKENLDKNREPSVNPSHEQGQQRVLPNFEPFIVEEEEGSGGYGTVYRARRKSDGVTFAIKCPHVNANRNHVHNELKMLERFGGKNFVIKYEGSFKNGDSDCLVLEHVEHDRPEVLKRDIDVCELQWYGYCMFRALAGLHKQGIVHRDVKPGNFLFNRKACKGYLIDFNLAMDLNQKYGTADKTKLSHDVSLNSVPLSRAISIPPSKSRKILTPKAVELANREQGKVLKPLLISKDTRKKIQNSNHCAEVGSRSAIKSQGADGSGITSAREATSTKTLSAEKFREPLPSQGRKELINLVQEALQGANRGSANVPVSKRKRIAATPAKVDRKFLYITPMPLHSAGGVVGGAGVLKNKGDGKNKREGPCVGTKGFRAPEVLFRSLHQGPKVDIWSAGVTLLYLLAGRTPFAGDPDQNVKEIAKLRGSEDLWEVAKLHGRESSFPAGLLDIKSLPSIKVQDWCKHNNRRPEFLEVIPGSFFDLVDKCLTVNPRLRISAEEALRHEFFTPCHEALRKHRLLRQEASLDSASSSVLLHEQSKKCAEIS; encoded by the exons ATGGAAATCCAAACCGATTTAACAAACTCGCACCTGAGTTTGCATCTCGGTACATTCGCCTCCCCCACTGACTCAGAAAAGGCCTGGCatattttttctctcttgctctctctccgGCGGCCGGCGCGGCCAACTGAACTCGCGAGCATAACCACGCTTTTCTATACTACTCCACAATTGATAGAATTTCTCTGTTTTATCCCTAGTTCTCCTCTTTTTTTAACTCCTAATTACTTCGTCACCTTTTCTTCCGTCGGATACCTAGCAATCTCGCAATTTGTCGCGAATTCGGATACATGTTTGAATTTGTTGCCGCGGTTTCAGTTAGGTTTACGGTTAAGTAGTTATGGGGAGAGGCAACGGAGTGAGGGAGGACAAATggtgaagaagaggaagaaatttATGATGGGGAATGAGAGGTTGCAGGTGGTGAAAAGGAGAGCTGTTTCCGCTGATTTTGAcg GAAAGGAAGATGATAAGGTGGTGTTGAGATTGCCTAGTGTGGTCAGTAATGCTTCTACTCAG GCATATTTTTCTGATGGTAACATGAGCAGAGACATAACTTTGCAGTCCTTTGAGCCACCTGCAGTGGCATTTGATGCTCTTGAACTGGAGAAAGCAATGTTGAGGACATCCTTATTACTCGATTCTAGTGATGAACTGCCAAAGTTTAATAGAGCGGAAACTGGATATGGTAATGAAAAGGTAACAGATTTTTTTGTCAATAGGGACGAAGTCAACTACGCATCAAGAAGAGGGTGTCAATTTGACTCTCTTGATTCTCGTGGATGCCAAAATTTCCTGCCATCAATATCAGAGCACAGGGTGAAAGCTGTTCCTTTTTCAGAGATGAATCATCTTGCTATGTTGCAAAGTCCCTTTGGAAGCATGGAAGACAATGTAAATGAAGAAAGTTCATTCAGAAAAATTAGATTCACCGGAACATCTAGGTTACAATTGTATCAAGAGACGCAACATTCACAAAAAGAAGTGGTGCCTGTTGTTGATCCTTGTGAAAGTGGGAATGAAGATAAAATATTCATGCAAAGCAATCAGGAAGAGCCACACAGAGCAAATGATGAAAATTGTCTGATTGATATGAATAAAATAGATGGGTTACAAGAGGATAAGCTTCTAAAAAACATATCAGAGGACTGCAGTTCTATGATACCATctatagaaaaaggaaaagtaatAAAGCTTCCAAATAGTCAGGCTACATTGACAGCAAGTGGTCTTTCTGTTGGTCAGAATCCACTAGCCAAGATCTCCCATAAATCGAAGACTGATCAAAAGCAAGCACCAAGTCAGAGGCTCCATTCCATAGACAAGACTTTAGAGAATGCTAATGCTGCTTTCTCTCCTTTACAGAAGCTGCAAACAAGAACAGATAAGAAATCAATCCCAATGAAGCAGCACATGAAGTATTATGGTCACCAAGATATGAATGtgaaggaaaagaaggaaaatttaGATAAAAATAGGGAACCTTCTGTTAATCCATCTCAT GAGCAGGGACAACAAAGAGTGCTACCAAACTTTGAACCTTTTATCGTGGAAGAAGAAGAGGGCTCAG GTGGTTATGGCACAGTTTACAGGGCAAGAAGGAAGAGTGATGGAGTCACATTTGCTATTAAAT GTCCACATGTTAATGCTAATCGAAATCACGTCCATAATGAGCTGAAGATGCTGGAGCGATTTGG GGGAAAGAACTTTGTAATTAAATATGAAGGCTCATTTAAAAATGGGGATTCTGACTGCCTTGTCTTGGAGCATGTTGAGCATGATCGGCCTGAG GTCTTGAAGAGAGACATAGATGTTTGTGAGCTTCAGTGGTATGGTTATTGTATGTTCAGAGCCCTTGCTGGTCTACATAAGCAG GGCATTGTTCATAGGGATGTTAAACCTGGCAACTTTCTTTTCAATCGCAAGGCTTGTAAAGGCTATCTCATTGATTTTAATTTGGCCATG GACTTGAACCAAAAATATGGCACTGCAG acAAAACTAAGCTGAGCCATGATGTGAGCTTAAATAGCGTTCCTCTTTCTCGTGCCATTTCTATTCCACCTAGTAAGAGCAGGAAAATCCTGACTCCAAAAGCTGTGGAATTAGCTAACCGGGAGCAAGGAAAAGTATTAAAGCCCCTTCTAATCTCCAAGGACACGAGGAAGAAGATTCAAAACTCTAACCATTGTGCTGAGGTAGGCAGTAGAAGTGCAATCAAAAGTCAGGGTGCTGATGGCTCTGGGATAACCTCGGCAAGGGAAGCAACAAGCACCAAAACTTTATCCGCAGAGAAGTTCAGAGAACCTCTACCAAGCCAAGGTAGGAAGGAACTGATCAACCTGGTGCAGGAAGCATTGCAGGGTGCAAACCGTGGATCAGCAAATGTTCCTGTTTCCAAGAGAAAGAGGATTGCTGCAACTCCTGCAAAAGTGGATCGGAAATTTCTTTACATAACTCCAATGCCACTGCACTCAGCTGGAGGAGTTGTTGGCGGTGCAGGAGTATTGAAGAATAAAG GGGATGGAAAAAATAAACGAGAAGGTCCCTGTGTCGGCACAAAGGGCTTCAGGGCTCCAGAG GTATTGTTCAGATCCCTACATCAAGGCCCTAAGGTTGATATTTGGTCGGCTGGGGTGACCTTACTCTACCTGTTGGCTGGACGGACACCTTTTGCAGGCGATCCTGACCA GAATGTCAAGGAGATTGCCAAGTTGAGGGGCAGTGAAGATCTGTGGGAAGTGGCCAAGCTACACGGTCGGGAATCCTCATTTCCTGCG GGTCTATTGGACATAAAATCCTTGCCATCCATTAAAGTCCAAGATTGGTGTAAACACAACAATAGAAGACCGGAATTCCTTGAGGTTATCCCAGGATCTTTTTTTGATCTCGTGGATAAGTGCTTAACAGTGAATCCAAGATTGAGGATTAGTGCGGAAGAAGCTCTTAGGCATGAATTTTTCACCCCATGTCATGAGGCCCTAAGAAAGCATAGGTTGCTCAGACAAGAAGCTAGCCTGGATTCTGCATCTTCCTCCGTTCTTTTACATGAACAGTCTAAAAAATGTGCAGAAATCTCGTGA